A section of the Microbacterium sp. MM2322 genome encodes:
- a CDS encoding S8 family serine peptidase translates to MHRRILAVAGVLALSLPTTAALAATPDDDPTARFERSTSSGAIDSSFSAAAIDPDRQVSVVIEMEGDPVAVVEAEEGRSLSKRERTDVKKDLKAAQDAIRSGITQRGGKIRAQMQSAYNGIQATVPTAQLDDVAALPGVVAVHPVVRHELDNAVSVPFLGVPQVWQSTGYTGKNVKVAIIDTGIDYTHAGFGGPGTAAAYEAAAAASDQPADPALFGPKAPRVKGGIDLVGDDYDPAGTGDALVPKPDSNPLDCEGHGSHVAGTTGGSGVLPDGSTYKGPYNAKTPSVDFGIGPGVAPQADLYAVRVFGCDGSTEMTIQAIDWAVDNGMDVINMSLGSSFGTGDDPSAVAAANAVGAGVVVVASAGNSGPSPYLTGSPGSGDGVIAVSAVDSTASFPGAALTVGGKAVEAINANGASLTGLGTLKVVRLTDDPATAADESLGCAASDYTRVGVAKGGNQIAVSTRGTCARAAKAIFAQQAGAAAAVMVNSTNDLPPYEGAITENPDDATPYEVTIPFFGVRSSAGAAFVNGAAVTVKAQEIANPAFRGYASFSSSGPRSGDSSISPDVAAPGVSISSVAVGTGSDSAVLSGTSMAAPHVAGVAALTVQAHPTWDTEQISAALVSTADPKGVAGIDPTRGGVGLVDTAQAVATKVTATGDSFRTDSGRMREAALSFGFDESTDTLGGTKKVTVRNDGTKPVTYRVSTAPSAQSLKAKVTTNTKSVTVRPGRTKTVNVSVSIPASSVPSSLDGDDQFSFSEVSGDVVLTAAGSTLRVPYLLVPRSNSDVTVKGALSTRGRVTDGDRALELRNREGALDAAADVYTWGLSDKRDAPKAITDTGYDLRAAGVQSFATAEGDPLAVFAINTFSRWSNAASNEFDVVIDSDRDGKPDWVVLSYDSGAVRAGDVDGVAEVFVQNVKTGELVPSGFLSQAPTDSSTILLPVNLADLGITGPFTYSVQSFSGTTDGSDAFAGTATYDPSKPAFSNGQYEVVPKGGKASVTVRTSASAYAAQKPLGAMVVVVDNASGADEALLVKTQ, encoded by the coding sequence TTGCACCGACGCATACTGGCGGTCGCGGGCGTCCTCGCGCTCTCGCTGCCCACGACCGCGGCTCTCGCCGCGACACCCGACGACGACCCCACCGCGCGATTCGAGCGCAGCACGTCGAGCGGAGCGATCGACAGCTCGTTCTCGGCTGCGGCGATCGATCCCGACCGGCAGGTCTCGGTCGTGATCGAGATGGAGGGCGACCCCGTCGCCGTCGTCGAAGCGGAAGAAGGGCGTTCGCTCAGCAAGCGCGAGCGCACCGATGTGAAGAAGGACCTCAAGGCGGCGCAGGACGCGATCCGCTCCGGCATCACCCAGCGCGGCGGGAAGATCCGCGCGCAGATGCAGTCCGCCTACAACGGCATCCAGGCCACCGTCCCCACCGCGCAGCTCGATGACGTCGCCGCGCTTCCCGGTGTCGTCGCCGTCCACCCCGTCGTCCGCCACGAGCTCGACAACGCCGTCTCGGTTCCCTTCCTCGGCGTCCCCCAGGTGTGGCAGAGCACCGGATACACGGGCAAGAACGTCAAGGTCGCCATCATCGACACCGGCATCGACTACACGCACGCCGGATTCGGCGGGCCCGGAACCGCCGCCGCGTACGAAGCGGCAGCCGCGGCATCCGATCAGCCGGCCGACCCGGCCCTGTTCGGCCCGAAGGCTCCCCGCGTCAAGGGCGGCATCGACCTCGTCGGCGACGACTACGACCCCGCCGGTACCGGCGACGCGCTGGTCCCGAAGCCCGACTCCAACCCGCTCGACTGCGAAGGCCACGGCTCGCACGTCGCGGGCACGACCGGCGGCTCAGGCGTCCTGCCCGACGGGTCGACATACAAGGGCCCCTACAACGCCAAGACCCCCTCGGTGGACTTCGGCATCGGCCCCGGCGTCGCCCCCCAGGCCGACCTCTACGCCGTTCGCGTGTTCGGCTGCGACGGCTCGACGGAGATGACCATCCAGGCCATCGACTGGGCCGTCGACAACGGCATGGACGTCATCAACATGTCGCTGGGCTCCTCGTTCGGCACCGGAGACGACCCGAGCGCCGTCGCGGCAGCCAACGCCGTGGGCGCGGGCGTCGTCGTGGTGGCATCCGCCGGCAACTCCGGCCCGAGCCCCTACCTCACCGGCTCCCCGGGCAGCGGTGACGGTGTGATCGCCGTATCCGCGGTCGACAGCACCGCGTCGTTCCCCGGCGCAGCGCTCACCGTCGGCGGCAAGGCCGTCGAAGCGATCAACGCCAACGGCGCGTCGCTCACGGGCCTCGGCACGCTGAAGGTCGTGCGGCTCACCGACGACCCCGCGACCGCCGCGGACGAGTCGCTCGGATGCGCGGCATCCGACTACACCCGCGTCGGAGTCGCAAAGGGCGGCAACCAGATCGCGGTGTCGACTCGCGGGACCTGCGCGCGTGCCGCGAAGGCGATCTTCGCGCAGCAGGCCGGCGCGGCAGCTGCTGTCATGGTCAACTCGACCAACGACCTTCCGCCGTACGAGGGCGCCATCACCGAGAACCCTGACGACGCGACCCCCTACGAGGTGACGATCCCGTTCTTCGGCGTCCGATCCTCCGCCGGTGCCGCCTTCGTGAACGGCGCGGCCGTGACGGTGAAGGCCCAGGAGATCGCGAACCCCGCCTTCCGCGGCTACGCGTCGTTCAGCTCCTCCGGACCTCGCAGCGGCGACAGCTCGATCAGCCCCGACGTCGCGGCTCCGGGAGTGTCGATCTCTTCCGTCGCCGTCGGCACGGGAAGCGACTCGGCGGTGCTGTCGGGAACGTCGATGGCCGCACCCCACGTGGCCGGCGTCGCTGCTCTCACCGTCCAGGCGCACCCCACCTGGGACACCGAGCAGATCTCGGCAGCTCTCGTCTCCACCGCCGACCCGAAGGGCGTCGCCGGGATCGATCCGACCCGTGGTGGTGTCGGCCTCGTCGACACGGCGCAGGCCGTGGCGACGAAGGTGACGGCGACCGGAGACAGCTTCCGCACCGACAGCGGTCGCATGCGCGAAGCGGCTCTGAGCTTCGGCTTCGACGAGTCGACGGACACGCTCGGCGGGACGAAGAAGGTCACGGTCCGCAATGACGGCACGAAGCCGGTGACGTACCGCGTCTCGACGGCGCCGTCCGCGCAGTCGCTCAAGGCCAAGGTCACGACGAACACGAAGTCGGTCACCGTCCGCCCCGGACGCACCAAGACCGTGAACGTCTCCGTCTCGATCCCGGCCTCGTCGGTTCCCAGCTCGCTGGACGGCGACGACCAGTTCTCGTTCTCGGAGGTCTCGGGAGACGTTGTGCTCACGGCCGCGGGCTCGACACTGCGCGTGCCCTACCTCCTCGTCCCGCGCTCCAACAGCGACGTGACGGTGAAGGGGGCGCTGAGCACCCGTGGACGTGTCACCGACGGCGACCGCGCCCTCGAACTGCGCAACCGCGAGGGTGCGCTGGACGCCGCCGCCGACGTCTACACGTGGGGGCTGTCGGACAAGCGGGATGCTCCGAAGGCGATCACCGACACCGGGTACGACCTGCGTGCCGCCGGTGTGCAGTCGTTCGCGACGGCCGAGGGTGACCCGCTCGCGGTGTTCGCGATCAACACGTTCTCGCGGTGGTCTAACGCGGCGTCCAACGAGTTCGACGTCGTGATCGATTCGGACCGCGACGGCAAGCCCGACTGGGTGGTCCTGTCGTACGACTCCGGTGCGGTGCGCGCCGGGGACGTCGACGGGGTGGCCGAGGTGTTCGTCCAGAACGTCAAGACCGGCGAGCTCGTTCCGAGCGGATTCCTCTCCCAGGCGCCCACGGACAGCAGCACCATCCTGCTGCCGGTGAACCTCGCCGACCTGGGCATCACGGGGCCGTTCACCTACTCGGTGCAGTCGTTCAGCGGGACCACCGACGGGAGCGATGCGTTCGCCGGGACGGCTACGTACGACCCGAGCAAGCCCGCCTTCAGCAACGGCCAGTACGAGGTCGTTCCGAAGGGCGGGAAGGCATCGGTGACGGTGCGGACCAGTGCCTCGGCCTATGCGGCTCAGAAGCCGCTCGGCGCGATGGTCGTCGTCGTCGACAACGCGTCGGGTGCCGACGAGGCGCTGCTCGTGAAGACCCAGTAA
- a CDS encoding ABC transporter permease, with protein MNASRLWTIARLDLTQRIRTVSWYVLLGVFALVLVGTTALAFLSFTWQEDTGPGVYSVVVLVTLLLVVLVSPTLSGNSINGDRDAATLAPLQVTQATTLEIVLGKFLAAWLTGLTFAAVAVPFLVIATFGGGVQPITVVASTAILVIETGVVAAIGTAISGVLARPLFSVAATYLVVAALTIGTPIAFGLIGASFSSERVERYEALQYDETTGAPLCIDGSSNCASTPAEQVCRDDGQPTTSRVPRFDYVWWVLAANPFVILADATPTGFNSQGYPEDLFGQVKYAVRQSQIAPDLDYVYSDCDPDQSGATPEEVDASTVPIWFVGLGGQVIVAALLMWGAVSRTRTPARRLPPGTRIA; from the coding sequence ATGAACGCCTCGCGCCTGTGGACCATCGCCCGGCTCGATCTGACCCAGCGCATCCGGACCGTCTCCTGGTACGTCCTGCTCGGCGTCTTCGCCCTCGTCCTCGTCGGGACGACGGCGCTCGCCTTCCTCTCGTTCACATGGCAGGAGGACACCGGTCCCGGTGTGTACTCCGTCGTCGTCCTCGTGACCCTTCTGCTGGTCGTTCTCGTGTCGCCCACCCTCAGCGGCAATTCGATCAACGGCGATCGGGATGCCGCGACCCTCGCACCGCTCCAGGTCACCCAGGCCACGACGCTCGAGATCGTCCTCGGGAAGTTCCTCGCCGCATGGCTGACCGGACTGACCTTCGCCGCCGTCGCGGTGCCCTTCCTCGTCATCGCCACCTTCGGCGGTGGGGTGCAGCCGATCACCGTGGTCGCATCGACGGCGATCCTGGTGATCGAGACGGGCGTCGTCGCCGCCATCGGAACGGCCATCAGCGGTGTGCTCGCCCGTCCGCTCTTCTCGGTCGCAGCGACCTACCTCGTCGTGGCGGCGCTCACGATCGGCACTCCGATCGCGTTCGGATTGATCGGAGCGAGCTTCTCCTCGGAACGCGTGGAGCGCTACGAGGCGCTCCAGTACGACGAGACCACCGGGGCACCGCTCTGCATAGACGGCTCCTCGAATTGCGCGTCCACCCCCGCGGAGCAGGTCTGCCGCGACGACGGTCAGCCCACGACGTCGCGGGTGCCGCGCTTCGACTACGTGTGGTGGGTGCTCGCGGCGAACCCGTTCGTCATCCTCGCCGACGCGACGCCGACCGGCTTCAACAGTCAGGGCTACCCGGAGGACCTCTTCGGCCAGGTGAAATACGCCGTGAGGCAGTCTCAGATCGCCCCGGATCTCGACTACGTCTACAGCGACTGCGATCCCGATCAGTCCGGGGCCACACCGGAAGAGGTGGACGCCTCGACTGTGCCGATCTGGTTCGTCGGTCTGGGAGGGCAGGTGATCGTCGCAGCGCTCCTCATGTGGGGGGCCGTCTCGCGCACCCGCACGCCGGCACGTCGCCTTCCGCCGGGGACCCGCATCGCCTGA
- a CDS encoding ABC transporter ATP-binding protein, translating into MTSAGIVAEGVRRSFGNVHAVRDVTFQAPEGAVTGLVGPNGAGKTTLLLMLASLLAPDAGTIRIAGVDPVAEPAKARAQLGWMPDSLGAWPSLSARETITVTGRLSGLSQAAAVSRASELLTTVGLETLGDAPARVLSRGQKQRLGLARALVHDPRVLLLDEPASGLDPQARIDLRLLLRSLAAEGRTVLVSSHILSELEEVVDDAVFMMQGETVSSERVAEAAGRARTWRVRLADRDAVAAALPVAQALGLDVATIPVDRRDVLLSFAGDAAAAAGLTALVSAGLPVAEFSAASGILEHTFLDLEGGAR; encoded by the coding sequence ATGACTAGTGCCGGCATCGTCGCCGAGGGGGTGCGACGATCCTTCGGGAACGTCCACGCCGTCCGCGACGTCACCTTCCAGGCGCCCGAAGGCGCAGTCACCGGACTCGTGGGACCCAACGGCGCGGGCAAGACGACCCTGCTGCTCATGCTGGCCTCCCTTCTCGCGCCGGACGCGGGCACGATCCGCATCGCCGGGGTGGATCCGGTCGCCGAGCCCGCGAAAGCGCGCGCGCAGCTCGGCTGGATGCCGGACAGCCTCGGCGCGTGGCCGTCGCTCTCCGCGCGCGAGACGATCACCGTCACGGGACGGCTCTCCGGGCTGAGCCAGGCCGCAGCGGTGTCGCGCGCCTCGGAGCTGCTCACGACAGTGGGTCTCGAGACGCTCGGCGACGCCCCCGCGCGTGTGCTCTCGCGGGGGCAGAAGCAGCGCCTCGGTCTCGCTCGCGCGCTCGTGCACGACCCGCGCGTGCTGCTGCTCGATGAGCCGGCATCCGGGTTGGATCCGCAGGCGCGCATCGATCTGCGTCTGCTGCTGCGTTCCCTCGCGGCGGAGGGACGCACCGTGCTCGTCTCCAGCCACATCCTCTCCGAGCTCGAAGAGGTCGTCGACGATGCCGTCTTCATGATGCAGGGGGAGACGGTCAGTTCGGAGCGGGTCGCAGAGGCGGCGGGGCGTGCGCGCACCTGGCGGGTGCGTCTCGCCGACCGGGATGCCGTCGCTGCCGCGCTCCCCGTCGCCCAGGCACTCGGGCTCGACGTCGCGACGATCCCCGTCGACCGGCGCGACGTCCTCCTGAGCTTCGCGGGCGACGCCGCGGCCGCGGCGGGCCTCACCGCCCTCGTCTCGGCAGGCCTGCCGGTCGCGGAGTTCTCGGCGGCCAGCGGCATCCTGGAACACACCTTCCTCGACCTCGAAGGAGGTGCGCGATGA
- a CDS encoding MFS transporter → MPLTDSTPVRPAESGSPVRTLAASIGVSYFAIALIARLPYAMIVVGVLTMVVDARGSLAVGGLTSAMVGLGTIATGPLIGAAADRWGQRPVLLLAALVQSAVLVALVAVAYGDTPEGLVLLVSALAGATAPQVSPMSRARLVGAIGRMRLAGGARGRLQESTMGYESAVDEIVFVFGPVLVGVVAIAATPAAPVLAAAGLTLVFVTAFALHPTARTAGYADGAAEREPARSIARPGILLAAGGTFATGLFFGSMLTSLTAFADEGGFPEQTGILYGIMGIGSAVLALAVGILPRRFSLPWRWIAFTAVLVVGAVLAAGATGAVSMGWALALAGCGIGPTLATLYALAAARSPRGREATVMAVLGSSVVVGQALSSMVVGSLAESAGSATALWAPVGASALLLVFGLLNLRAWRTVPGSDTATP, encoded by the coding sequence ATGCCCCTCACCGATTCCACTCCGGTGCGCCCCGCGGAGAGCGGTAGCCCGGTCCGCACCCTGGCTGCGAGTATCGGGGTCAGCTACTTCGCCATCGCCCTGATCGCGCGACTGCCCTACGCGATGATCGTGGTCGGCGTTCTCACGATGGTGGTCGACGCCCGCGGATCGCTCGCCGTCGGCGGGCTCACGTCGGCGATGGTCGGTCTCGGCACGATCGCCACCGGCCCGCTCATCGGCGCCGCCGCCGACCGATGGGGTCAGCGGCCCGTTCTGCTCCTCGCGGCGCTCGTCCAGAGCGCCGTCCTCGTCGCACTCGTCGCCGTGGCCTACGGCGACACCCCCGAGGGCCTGGTCTTGCTCGTTTCCGCGCTCGCCGGCGCCACGGCCCCTCAGGTGTCCCCGATGTCGCGCGCGCGCCTCGTCGGTGCGATCGGACGGATGCGGCTCGCCGGGGGCGCCCGCGGGCGGCTCCAGGAGTCGACGATGGGTTACGAGTCCGCCGTCGACGAGATCGTCTTCGTCTTCGGCCCGGTCCTCGTCGGGGTCGTCGCCATCGCTGCGACGCCGGCCGCTCCGGTTCTCGCCGCCGCCGGTCTGACTCTCGTGTTCGTCACCGCCTTCGCCCTGCACCCGACGGCGCGCACCGCGGGCTACGCAGATGGGGCGGCCGAGCGCGAGCCCGCGCGGAGCATCGCGCGGCCCGGCATCCTGCTGGCCGCCGGAGGCACTTTCGCGACCGGCCTCTTCTTCGGCTCGATGCTGACCTCGCTCACCGCGTTCGCGGACGAGGGCGGATTCCCGGAGCAGACCGGCATCCTCTACGGGATCATGGGAATCGGGTCGGCGGTCCTCGCCCTCGCCGTCGGGATCCTGCCGCGCCGCTTCTCGCTGCCGTGGCGGTGGATCGCGTTCACGGCCGTCCTCGTCGTCGGCGCGGTCCTCGCCGCCGGCGCCACCGGGGCGGTGTCGATGGGGTGGGCCCTCGCGCTCGCCGGCTGCGGCATCGGTCCGACGCTCGCGACCCTCTACGCGCTCGCGGCGGCGCGCTCGCCGCGCGGGCGGGAGGCCACCGTCATGGCGGTGCTCGGCTCATCGGTCGTCGTCGGGCAGGCGCTGTCGAGCATGGTGGTCGGCTCGCTGGCGGAGTCCGCGGGTTCGGCGACCGCTCTGTGGGCGCCCGTGGGCGCGTCCGCGCTTCTGCTGGTGTTCGGACTCCTGAACCTCCGGGCATGGCGCACCGTTCCCGGATCGGACACAGCTACCCCCTAG
- a CDS encoding glycerophosphodiester phosphodiesterase family protein: MSRTRPLVIGHRGAPGYRPEHSLASYELALDLGVDAVEPDVVFTKDAVAVIRHENEIGSTTDVARHPEFASRRTTKHVDGEPLTGWFVEDFTWEELATLRCRERLPKLRPRSAEFDDRLPILRLRDLLDLVATAGRREGRGIGVVLEVKHATYFASLGYDVAALLDAELRRAGWDAGNHPLVIESFEQGILQRMRDRGIRARYIYLLEAEGRPHDLVATRGADAPTYADQLTHAGLDRLAHEVDGISLDKRVILEDDGIVAAAQGRGLEVYTWTCRPENAFLSVPFRRGRAKAAFGDWEGEWQRIADAGVDGVFVDHADLGVAFFGRSGTDR; this comes from the coding sequence ATGTCTCGCACGCGCCCGCTCGTCATCGGCCACCGAGGCGCACCGGGGTATCGTCCCGAGCATTCTCTGGCCTCGTACGAGCTGGCGCTCGACCTCGGTGTCGATGCGGTCGAACCGGATGTCGTGTTCACGAAAGACGCCGTCGCGGTCATCCGGCACGAGAACGAGATCGGTTCGACGACGGACGTGGCGCGGCATCCGGAGTTCGCATCGCGGCGCACGACGAAACACGTCGACGGCGAACCTCTGACCGGCTGGTTCGTGGAGGACTTCACCTGGGAGGAGCTCGCCACCCTCCGCTGCCGGGAGCGGCTGCCGAAGCTGCGCCCGCGGAGCGCCGAGTTCGACGATCGACTGCCGATCCTGCGGCTGCGCGATCTCCTCGACCTCGTGGCGACGGCTGGACGGCGTGAGGGTCGGGGGATCGGCGTCGTCCTCGAGGTCAAGCACGCCACCTACTTCGCCTCGCTGGGTTACGACGTGGCGGCATTGCTCGACGCGGAGCTGCGCCGCGCGGGATGGGATGCCGGCAACCACCCGCTCGTGATCGAGTCGTTCGAGCAGGGCATCCTGCAGCGGATGCGGGACCGCGGCATCCGGGCCCGCTACATCTACCTCCTCGAAGCCGAGGGCCGGCCGCACGATCTCGTCGCGACGCGCGGAGCGGACGCCCCGACGTACGCGGATCAGCTGACCCACGCAGGGCTCGACCGGCTCGCCCACGAGGTCGACGGCATCAGCCTCGACAAGCGCGTCATCCTCGAGGACGACGGCATCGTCGCCGCCGCCCAGGGGCGTGGGCTCGAGGTCTACACGTGGACGTGCCGGCCCGAGAACGCGTTCCTCTCCGTTCCTTTCCGTCGCGGGCGGGCGAAAGCCGCGTTCGGGGATTGGGAGGGGGAGTGGCAGCGGATCGCGGATGCCGGCGTCGACGGGGTCTTCGTCGACCACGCCGACCTGGGGGTCGCGTTCTTCGGACGCTCAGGCACCGATCGGTAG
- a CDS encoding Bax inhibitor-1/YccA family protein, protein MAASGNFAFNNPVFQEQRPGLTPPAAQTNNAAASHQAADVASNARLEGMYAAPTASSANTGRMTVEDTVVKTAGLFGILLVTALVGWFWTLGGSLMPTQVEPGSLTMAPWIIGAFVGFILALVITFTSRKKVRPALIWAYAAAEGLFVGGISAFFEFIWPGVVLQATVATLVVVGVTLALFASGKVRVTKKANKIFMIAMVSYMVFALVNLVLMWTGVTNGAFGLYSMKVAGIPLGLIIGLLVVLMAAYSLVQDFDLVQQGARNGAPREFGWIGAFGIMVTVVWLYVEILRMIAILRGSN, encoded by the coding sequence ATGGCAGCGTCCGGCAATTTCGCCTTCAACAATCCGGTCTTTCAGGAGCAGCGCCCCGGCCTGACTCCCCCGGCCGCCCAGACGAACAACGCGGCAGCCTCGCACCAGGCCGCCGACGTCGCGTCGAACGCCCGGCTCGAGGGGATGTACGCGGCTCCGACCGCGTCGTCCGCCAACACCGGCCGCATGACGGTCGAGGACACCGTCGTCAAGACAGCGGGTCTGTTCGGCATCCTTCTCGTCACCGCTCTGGTGGGCTGGTTCTGGACCCTCGGCGGTTCGCTCATGCCGACCCAGGTCGAGCCGGGCAGCCTCACGATGGCACCGTGGATCATCGGCGCGTTCGTCGGGTTCATCCTCGCCCTGGTCATCACCTTCACCTCCCGCAAGAAGGTGCGCCCCGCACTCATCTGGGCGTACGCGGCGGCTGAGGGTCTGTTCGTCGGTGGTATCTCCGCGTTCTTCGAGTTCATCTGGCCCGGCGTCGTCCTGCAGGCCACCGTCGCGACCCTCGTCGTCGTCGGTGTGACCCTCGCTCTCTTCGCCAGCGGCAAGGTCCGCGTGACCAAGAAGGCCAACAAGATCTTCATGATCGCGATGGTCAGCTACATGGTCTTCGCCCTCGTGAACCTCGTTCTCATGTGGACGGGCGTCACGAACGGCGCCTTCGGTCTTTACTCGATGAAGGTCGCCGGCATCCCCCTCGGCCTCATCATCGGCCTCCTGGTCGTCCTGATGGCGGCGTACTCGCTGGTGCAGGACTTCGACCTCGTGCAGCAGGGCGCCCGCAACGGCGCTCCCCGCGAGTTCGGCTGGATCGGCGCCTTCGGCATCATGGTCACGGTCGTCTGGCTGTACGTCGAGATCCTCCGCATGATCGCCATCCTGCGAGGCAGTAACTGA